One Defluviimonas aquaemixtae DNA segment encodes these proteins:
- the secA gene encoding preprotein translocase subunit SecA: MLGLGTIAKKVFGTPNDRKVKSVRPLVEKINTLEPEFQTLSDEGIKEKTEELATRVQKGESLESVLVEAFANCREAAKRALGLRAFDVQLMGGIFLHQGNISEMKTGEGKTLVATFPAYLNALTGRGVHIVTVNDYLAKRDAEWMGKVYNALGLNVGVVYPFQEAEEKRAAYRADVTYATNNELGFDYLRDNMRNTIDDMMQRGHYFAIVDEVDSILIDEARTPLIISGPSEDRSELYVTLDKFIPELEEEHVKLDEKQRNATFTEAGNEFLEQRLLAAGILPEGQTLYDPESTTVVHHVTQALRAHKMFQKDQHYIVRNGEIILIDEFTGRMMPGRRLSDGLHQAIEAKEGVTIQPENVTLASVTFQNYFRLYEKLAGMTGTAATESEEFFDIYRLGVVEVPTNKPIARKDDHDQVYRTAREKYDAIVRRIKMANDKGQPILVGTTSIEKSEMLSEMLQKEKIEHNVLNARQHEKEAKIVADAGKPGAVTIATNMAGRGTDIQLGGNVEMTVMEALAADPDAHPDKLRAQIEAQHADEKTKVLEAGGLFVLATERHESRRIDNQLRGRSGRQGDPGRSSFYLSLEDDLMRIFGSDKLEKVLSSLGMKEGEAIIHPWVNKSLERAQAKVEGRNFDMRKQLLKFDDVMNDQRKVIFSQRLEIMEADDLEEIVQDMRHQVIDDLVDEFLPPKSYAEQWNIEGLYAAVLEKLGLDLPIIDWAKEDGVDQDEVRERLYSASDKHMAEKAEQFGPDTMRQIEKQFLLQTIDAKWREHLVTLEHLRSVIGFRGYAQRDPLSEYKSEAFTLFEALLNSLRSDVTQKLAQVRPMTEEEQAAMMRQIAERQAALNAPVESVVAKKPLIDGFDEADSSTWGNPGRNDPCPCGSGNKFKHCHGRLA; the protein is encoded by the coding sequence ATGCTGGGCCTCGGAACAATCGCGAAGAAGGTCTTCGGCACGCCGAACGACCGAAAGGTCAAGTCGGTTCGCCCGCTGGTAGAGAAGATCAACACGCTCGAGCCGGAGTTCCAGACCCTCAGCGACGAGGGCATCAAGGAAAAGACCGAAGAGCTCGCGACGCGGGTTCAGAAGGGCGAGAGTCTTGAGTCGGTGCTGGTGGAAGCCTTCGCCAATTGCCGCGAGGCGGCCAAGCGGGCGCTGGGGCTCCGCGCCTTCGACGTTCAACTCATGGGCGGGATATTCCTGCACCAGGGCAACATCTCGGAAATGAAGACGGGCGAGGGCAAGACGCTGGTCGCGACCTTCCCGGCGTACCTCAACGCCCTGACGGGTCGGGGCGTCCATATCGTCACTGTCAACGACTACCTCGCCAAGCGCGACGCGGAATGGATGGGCAAGGTCTACAACGCGCTGGGCCTGAATGTCGGCGTCGTCTACCCGTTCCAGGAGGCCGAGGAAAAGCGCGCGGCCTATCGGGCCGACGTCACCTACGCCACCAACAATGAGCTGGGCTTCGACTACCTGCGCGACAACATGCGCAACACGATCGACGACATGATGCAGCGCGGGCATTACTTCGCAATCGTCGACGAGGTCGATTCGATCCTGATCGACGAAGCGCGAACGCCGCTGATCATCTCCGGCCCCAGCGAAGACCGGTCGGAGCTTTACGTCACGCTCGACAAGTTCATCCCTGAGCTCGAGGAGGAGCATGTCAAGCTCGACGAGAAGCAGCGCAACGCGACCTTTACCGAAGCCGGTAACGAGTTTCTGGAGCAGCGGCTCCTGGCGGCGGGTATCCTGCCCGAGGGCCAAACCCTCTACGATCCGGAATCGACGACTGTGGTCCATCACGTGACCCAGGCGCTTCGGGCGCATAAGATGTTCCAGAAGGACCAGCACTACATAGTTCGGAACGGCGAGATCATCCTGATCGACGAGTTCACGGGACGCATGATGCCGGGCAGGCGGCTGTCCGACGGGCTTCACCAAGCGATCGAGGCGAAGGAAGGCGTGACTATCCAGCCGGAAAACGTGACGCTCGCCTCCGTGACCTTCCAAAACTACTTCCGGCTTTACGAAAAGCTCGCAGGCATGACCGGCACCGCCGCGACCGAGTCTGAGGAGTTCTTCGACATCTACCGGCTCGGCGTCGTCGAGGTGCCGACGAACAAGCCAATCGCCCGCAAGGACGACCACGATCAGGTCTACCGCACGGCGCGCGAGAAATACGACGCCATCGTCCGCCGCATCAAGATGGCGAACGACAAGGGCCAGCCGATCCTCGTCGGCACGACCTCGATCGAGAAATCCGAGATGCTGAGCGAGATGCTTCAGAAGGAGAAGATCGAGCACAACGTCCTGAACGCGCGCCAGCACGAGAAGGAGGCGAAAATCGTCGCCGATGCAGGCAAGCCGGGCGCCGTTACGATCGCGACCAACATGGCCGGCCGGGGGACCGACATCCAGCTTGGCGGCAATGTCGAGATGACGGTCATGGAGGCGCTGGCCGCCGATCCCGACGCGCATCCGGACAAACTGCGCGCGCAGATCGAGGCGCAGCACGCCGACGAGAAGACCAAGGTTCTTGAAGCGGGCGGACTTTTTGTGCTGGCCACCGAACGTCACGAAAGCCGGCGGATTGACAACCAGCTGCGCGGCCGATCGGGCCGGCAGGGCGATCCGGGGCGGTCGTCGTTCTACCTGAGCCTTGAGGACGACCTGATGCGGATCTTCGGGTCTGACAAGCTGGAAAAGGTGCTCTCGTCACTCGGCATGAAAGAGGGCGAGGCGATCATCCACCCCTGGGTCAACAAGTCGCTCGAACGCGCGCAGGCCAAAGTCGAAGGCCGCAACTTCGACATGCGCAAGCAGCTTCTGAAGTTCGACGACGTGATGAACGACCAGCGCAAGGTGATCTTCAGCCAGCGGCTGGAGATTATGGAGGCCGACGATCTGGAAGAGATCGTCCAGGACATGCGCCATCAGGTGATCGACGACTTGGTGGACGAGTTCCTGCCGCCAAAGAGCTATGCCGAGCAGTGGAACATCGAAGGGCTCTACGCCGCCGTGCTGGAGAAGCTGGGTCTCGATCTGCCGATAATTGACTGGGCGAAAGAGGATGGCGTGGACCAGGACGAGGTTCGTGAAAGGCTCTATTCCGCCTCAGACAAGCATATGGCGGAAAAGGCGGAGCAGTTCGGGCCCGATACGATGCGGCAGATCGAGAAGCAGTTCCTGCTGCAGACGATCGACGCCAAGTGGCGCGAACATCTCGTAACGCTGGAACATCTGCGGTCAGTTATCGGCTTCCGTGGATACGCCCAGCGCGACCCGCTGTCGGAGTACAAGAGCGAAGCGTTCACGCTGTTCGAGGCGCTCTTGAACAGCCTGCGCTCCGACGTCACGCAGAAACTCGCGCAGGTGCGGCCGATGACCGAGGAGGAGCAGGCCGCGATGATGCGCCAGATCGCCGAGCGTCAGGCAGCGTTGAACGCTCCGGTCGAGTCCGTAGTCGCAAAGAAGCCTCTGATCGACGGATTTGACGAAGCCGATTCCTCGACCTGGGGCAATCCCGGGCGCAATGACCCATGCCCCTGCGGATCGGGCAACAAGTTCAAGCACTGCCACGGCCGGCTCGCCTGA
- the infB gene encoding translation initiation factor IF-2: MSETDGKKTLGLGGRSGQVKQSFSHGRTKNVVVETKRKRVVVPKPGSAPATSGGSGGGAGDPSRRPAGISDAEMERRLKALQAAKARETEEAEMRADEERKREEERERRRAEAEAKEREDREREEALKAKAEEDARKAEEAETRAARKEEIKKPAEKAAPMDPAAAEAAAARAETKGVSSTGPRKTDRERDNRGGDRDSRGKGGRDEGRRSGKLTLSEALSGEGGRQRSLAAMKRKQERARQKALGQTVRAEKQVRDVQLPETIVVQELANRMAERAADVVKSLMKMGMMVNMNQPIDADTAELIIEEFGHKAVRVSDADVEQVIDSIEDKDEDLQSRPPIITIMGHVDHGKTSLLDAIRKTNVVSGEAGGITQHIGAYQVKTESGAILTFLDTPGHAAFTSMRARGAQVTDIVVLVVAADDAVMPQTIEAINHAKAAGVPMIVAINKIDKPAADAQKVRTDLLQHEVVVEALSGDVQDVEVSATTGQGLDQLLEAIALQAEILELKSNPERAAMGAVIEAKLDVGRGPVATVLVQNGTLRQGDIFVVGEQWGKVRALINDKGDRVDEAGPSVPVEVLGLNGTPEAGDVLNVVETEAQAREIADYREQAAKDKRAAAGAATTLEQLMAKAKEDESVAELPILVKADVQGSAEAIIQAMEKIGNEEVRVRVLHYGVGAITESDIGLAEASGAPVIGFNVRANAPARAAANQKGVEIRYYSVIYDLVDDVRAAASGLLSAEIRENFIGYAEIKEVFKVSGVGKVAGCLVTEGIARRSAGVRLLRDNVVIHEGTLKTLKRFKDEVKEVQSGQECGMAFENYEDIRQGDVIEIFEREEVERKLS, translated from the coding sequence ATGAGCGAAACAGACGGCAAAAAGACCCTCGGACTCGGTGGGCGGTCCGGTCAGGTGAAGCAGAGCTTCAGCCATGGCCGCACCAAGAACGTCGTGGTCGAGACGAAGCGCAAGCGCGTCGTCGTGCCCAAGCCGGGTTCCGCACCGGCTACCTCCGGCGGGTCCGGCGGCGGCGCGGGCGACCCGTCGCGCCGTCCGGCCGGCATCTCGGACGCCGAGATGGAGCGCCGGCTGAAGGCGCTTCAGGCTGCCAAGGCGCGCGAGACCGAAGAGGCCGAAATGCGCGCCGACGAGGAGCGCAAGCGCGAAGAAGAGCGCGAACGCCGCCGGGCCGAGGCCGAGGCGAAGGAGCGCGAGGATCGCGAGCGCGAGGAAGCGCTTAAGGCGAAGGCCGAGGAGGACGCCCGCAAGGCCGAAGAGGCCGAAACCCGCGCCGCGCGCAAGGAAGAAATCAAGAAGCCGGCCGAGAAGGCCGCTCCGATGGATCCCGCCGCGGCCGAGGCCGCCGCGGCCCGCGCCGAGACCAAAGGCGTCTCGTCCACCGGGCCGCGCAAGACCGACCGTGAGCGCGACAACCGCGGTGGCGACCGCGACAGCCGCGGCAAGGGCGGTCGCGACGAGGGCCGCAGGTCAGGCAAACTGACGCTCAGTGAGGCGCTATCGGGCGAAGGCGGGCGCCAGCGTTCGCTCGCCGCGATGAAGCGCAAGCAAGAGCGTGCACGTCAGAAGGCGCTGGGCCAGACGGTCCGCGCCGAGAAGCAGGTGCGCGACGTCCAGCTGCCCGAGACGATTGTGGTGCAGGAGCTTGCCAATCGCATGGCCGAGCGCGCCGCCGACGTCGTCAAGTCGCTGATGAAGATGGGCATGATGGTCAACATGAACCAGCCCATCGACGCCGATACCGCCGAACTGATCATCGAGGAATTCGGACACAAGGCCGTGCGCGTTTCCGATGCCGACGTGGAACAGGTCATCGACTCGATCGAGGACAAGGACGAGGATTTGCAGTCGCGTCCGCCGATCATCACGATCATGGGCCATGTTGACCACGGCAAGACGTCGCTTCTGGACGCGATCCGCAAGACGAATGTCGTCTCGGGCGAAGCCGGCGGCATCACCCAACATATCGGCGCCTACCAGGTGAAGACGGAATCCGGGGCGATCCTGACCTTCCTCGACACGCCGGGCCACGCGGCCTTCACCTCGATGCGCGCCCGTGGGGCGCAGGTCACCGATATCGTCGTTCTGGTCGTGGCCGCCGATGATGCGGTCATGCCGCAGACGATCGAGGCAATCAACCACGCCAAGGCTGCCGGTGTTCCGATGATCGTCGCAATCAACAAGATCGACAAGCCCGCGGCCGATGCGCAGAAGGTCAGGACCGACCTTCTGCAGCACGAGGTTGTTGTCGAGGCGCTGTCGGGCGACGTGCAGGACGTCGAGGTCTCGGCCACGACCGGCCAGGGGCTCGACCAGCTTCTGGAGGCGATCGCGCTTCAGGCGGAGATCCTGGAGCTGAAGTCCAATCCCGAACGGGCTGCGATGGGCGCCGTGATCGAAGCCAAGCTCGACGTAGGCCGCGGCCCCGTGGCGACGGTTCTCGTGCAGAACGGTACACTGAGGCAGGGCGACATCTTCGTCGTCGGCGAACAGTGGGGCAAGGTCCGCGCGCTGATCAACGACAAGGGCGACCGGGTGGACGAAGCCGGGCCGTCGGTTCCGGTCGAGGTTCTGGGCCTGAACGGCACGCCCGAGGCGGGCGACGTCCTGAACGTCGTCGAAACCGAGGCGCAGGCGCGCGAGATCGCGGACTACCGTGAGCAGGCGGCGAAGGACAAGCGCGCGGCGGCCGGTGCGGCGACCACGCTTGAACAGCTCATGGCCAAGGCCAAAGAGGACGAGAGCGTTGCGGAACTGCCGATCCTGGTCAAGGCTGACGTTCAGGGCTCGGCCGAGGCGATCATCCAGGCGATGGAAAAGATCGGCAATGAAGAGGTCCGTGTTCGGGTCCTTCACTACGGGGTCGGCGCGATCACGGAATCGGATATCGGCCTCGCCGAAGCCAGCGGGGCCCCGGTCATCGGATTCAACGTCCGCGCGAACGCACCGGCGCGAGCGGCGGCCAACCAGAAGGGCGTCGAGATCCGATACTACTCGGTCATATACGACCTCGTGGACGACGTGAGAGCCGCGGCCTCGGGTCTTCTCTCGGCCGAGATCCGCGAAAACTTCATCGGCTACGCCGAGATCAAGGAAGTCTTCAAGGTTTCCGGAGTCGGCAAGGTTGCCGGCTGCCTCGTCACCGAGGGCATCGCGCGCAGGTCGGCGGGTGTTCGCCTGTTGCGCGATAACGTCGTGATCCACGAAGGCACTCTGAAGACGCTGAAGCGCTTCAAGGACGAGGTCAAAGAAGTTCAGTCCGGCCAGGAATGCGGCATGGCCTTTGAAAACTACGAGGACATCCGGCAAGGCGATGTCATCGAGATATTCGAGCGCGAGGAAGTCGAGCGCAAGCTGAGCTAG
- a CDS encoding peptidylprolyl isomerase: MKGVVTMLKPLTCLGAAALSLALTGPTAAEEPSADTVVATVNGTEITLGHMIALRETLPAQYQQLEDQVLFDGILDQIIQQAALAETLEGSLTRRNEIMIENQRRAYLAGAALDAAAEAAVNDEAVQKLYDERFAEVEPGMEYNAAHILVETEDEANAIKAELDDGADFAALAKERSTGPSGPNGGDLGWFGPGMMVQPFEEVVVAMEPGQISDPVETQFGWHVIKLIETRNATAPALDEVREDLAGELRGAAVEARVTELTDSAEVVKSVEGIDPAVLKNVELIDE; encoded by the coding sequence ATGAAGGGAGTCGTCACGATGCTGAAACCGCTCACCTGCCTTGGTGCCGCCGCGCTGTCGCTTGCGCTCACGGGACCGACCGCAGCCGAGGAACCGTCGGCGGATACCGTCGTGGCGACCGTAAATGGTACAGAGATCACGCTCGGCCACATGATCGCGCTCCGCGAGACTCTTCCGGCGCAGTATCAACAGCTCGAGGATCAGGTGCTGTTTGACGGGATTCTCGACCAGATCATTCAGCAGGCGGCGCTCGCCGAGACGCTCGAAGGCAGTCTGACCCGCCGCAACGAGATCATGATCGAGAATCAGCGCCGCGCCTATCTGGCCGGCGCCGCGCTCGATGCCGCCGCCGAGGCCGCGGTGAACGACGAGGCGGTGCAGAAGCTGTATGACGAGCGCTTCGCCGAGGTCGAGCCGGGAATGGAATACAACGCTGCCCACATCCTCGTGGAGACCGAGGACGAGGCCAACGCCATCAAGGCGGAGCTTGACGACGGCGCCGATTTCGCCGCGCTCGCCAAGGAAAGATCGACTGGCCCGTCAGGCCCCAATGGCGGCGATCTCGGCTGGTTCGGCCCCGGCATGATGGTGCAGCCGTTCGAAGAGGTCGTTGTCGCGATGGAGCCGGGACAGATCTCCGATCCGGTTGAAACGCAATTCGGCTGGCACGTGATCAAGCTGATCGAAACCCGCAATGCGACAGCGCCGGCGCTCGACGAGGTGCGCGAGGACCTCGCGGGAGAGCTGCGCGGCGCGGCGGTCGAGGCGCGGGTGACCGAACTCACCGATTCCGCCGAGGTCGTAAAATCGGTCGAAGGGATCGACCCGGCCGTCCTCAAGAACGTCGAGCTGATCGACGAGTAA
- the mutT gene encoding 8-oxo-dGTP diphosphatase MutT, with protein sequence MKHVLVSAVALIDGDGRVLLARRPEGKSMAGLWEFPGGKVEDGETPEAALIRELHEELGIDTWQSCLAPLTFASHAYEDFHLLMPLFACRRWQGSPHPREGQELAWVRPNDLRNYPMPPADLPLIPVLRDWL encoded by the coding sequence GTGAAGCACGTCCTCGTCTCCGCTGTCGCGCTCATCGACGGCGATGGGCGAGTGCTGCTCGCCCGACGGCCCGAGGGCAAGTCCATGGCGGGCCTGTGGGAGTTTCCCGGAGGCAAGGTCGAGGATGGCGAAACGCCCGAGGCCGCGCTCATCCGCGAACTGCATGAAGAGCTCGGGATCGATACATGGCAAAGTTGTCTCGCGCCCCTGACGTTTGCGAGCCACGCCTACGAGGATTTCCACCTACTGATGCCGCTTTTCGCCTGCCGCCGCTGGCAGGGCTCGCCGCATCCGCGCGAGGGTCAGGAGCTGGCCTGGGTTCGCCCGAACGACCTGCGCAACTACCCGATGCCGCCTGCCGATCTGCCGCTGATTCCCGTTCTGCGCGACTGGTTGTAG
- the argJ gene encoding bifunctional glutamate N-acetyltransferase/amino-acid acetyltransferase ArgJ, whose translation MAKNKSDWKAEARKLKGKVEKLRKKLETDILPVVEERMGAVAEAMGDAADRVVTGVKKKFNPVSPLAPKDGFPALPRIAGVDFAAAAAGVRYAGRTDVMLVRLAPGTTIAGAFTRSATRAASVLDCEAKLKAKAGERDGAAILVNSGNANAFTGAMGQTSVDAVASAVAETLGVPVTRVFTSSTGVIGEPMPHDRIVAKLDELKGALDAGGIEQAAHAIMTTDTFPKGSTAEIAGEGGRIRIAGIAKGSGMIAPDMATMLVYIFTDAAITQPHLQKMLSRHLGTTFNAITVDSDTSTSDALILAATGKARAKPITDLRSKVAKDFEAALHDVMLDLAHQVVRDGEGATKFVEVRVKGAADAADARRAALAIANSPLVKTAIAGEDANWGRVVMAVGKSGAKADRDRLSIRFGEHLLAAKGWRSPDYSEEAASAYMKNDELVIEVDLGMGRAAQSVWTCDLTHRYIDINADYRS comes from the coding sequence ATGGCGAAGAACAAGTCCGACTGGAAGGCCGAAGCCAGAAAGTTGAAGGGCAAGGTCGAAAAGCTGCGCAAGAAGCTTGAGACCGATATTCTGCCCGTCGTCGAAGAGCGGATGGGCGCCGTCGCAGAGGCGATGGGCGATGCCGCGGACAGGGTCGTGACCGGGGTGAAGAAGAAGTTCAATCCCGTCTCGCCGCTTGCTCCGAAGGACGGCTTTCCGGCCCTGCCACGGATCGCGGGGGTAGACTTCGCCGCTGCGGCGGCCGGCGTGCGCTATGCCGGCCGCACCGACGTGATGCTCGTTCGGCTCGCTCCCGGCACGACCATCGCCGGAGCTTTCACCCGTTCGGCGACGCGGGCGGCATCGGTGCTCGATTGCGAGGCGAAGCTGAAGGCGAAGGCGGGTGAGCGGGACGGAGCCGCGATCCTCGTCAATTCCGGCAACGCGAACGCGTTCACGGGCGCGATGGGCCAGACCTCGGTCGATGCCGTGGCTAGTGCCGTCGCAGAGACGCTCGGTGTTCCCGTAACCCGGGTGTTCACTTCGTCCACCGGCGTCATCGGCGAACCAATGCCCCATGATCGTATCGTGGCGAAGCTCGACGAACTGAAGGGCGCGCTCGATGCCGGCGGGATCGAACAGGCGGCACATGCGATCATGACGACCGACACCTTCCCCAAGGGCTCGACGGCAGAGATCGCGGGCGAAGGCGGCAGGATTCGCATTGCGGGCATCGCCAAGGGGTCGGGCATGATCGCGCCGGACATGGCGACAATGCTGGTCTATATTTTCACCGACGCAGCGATCACCCAGCCGCATCTGCAGAAAATGCTCTCACGGCACCTCGGCACGACCTTCAACGCGATCACCGTCGACAGCGACACCTCGACCTCAGACGCGCTAATCCTCGCCGCGACGGGCAAGGCCCGCGCCAAACCGATCACAGACTTGCGCTCCAAGGTCGCGAAGGATTTCGAGGCGGCGCTGCACGACGTGATGCTCGACCTCGCCCATCAGGTCGTGCGCGATGGCGAAGGTGCCACAAAATTCGTTGAGGTTCGCGTCAAGGGCGCCGCCGACGCCGCCGATGCCCGTCGCGCCGCGCTTGCCATTGCCAACTCGCCGCTCGTCAAGACTGCGATCGCGGGCGAGGACGCGAATTGGGGCCGCGTCGTCATGGCGGTCGGCAAATCCGGCGCGAAGGCCGACCGCGACCGCCTGTCGATCCGCTTCGGCGAGCATCTTCTGGCTGCAAAGGGCTGGCGCAGCCCCGATTACAGCGAGGAGGCCGCCTCGGCCTACATGAAGAACGACGAACTTGTGATCGAGGTCGATCTGGGCATGGGTCGGGCCGCGCAATCGGTCTGGACCTGCGACCTCACGCATCGCTACATCGACATCAACGCCGACTATCGTTCGTGA
- a CDS encoding RNA-binding protein, which yields MTRGGRHKGRDEPERRCIVTGDVQPKAGLIRFVVSPGGQVVPDLANKLPGRGMWVTADRDVIEKAGKKGLFARAAKAQITVPEGLAETVEVGLARRVVDLISLARKAGLAVAGFEKVKGWLAEGRAKVLLQASDGSERGKGKLWTPEGGRWFGCLTSSELGLAFGRDSVVHGALAAGGLSTRVVEEAAKLAGLRKVDGGSSAEKDLRPA from the coding sequence ATGACTCGAGGGGGACGCCATAAGGGAAGGGATGAGCCCGAGCGGCGTTGCATCGTCACGGGTGACGTGCAGCCCAAGGCCGGTCTCATCCGCTTCGTGGTGTCGCCCGGGGGTCAGGTGGTGCCCGACCTGGCCAACAAGCTTCCCGGGCGCGGGATGTGGGTCACGGCCGATCGGGACGTAATCGAGAAGGCCGGCAAAAAGGGCCTGTTCGCCCGCGCGGCCAAGGCACAGATCACGGTGCCCGAGGGCCTTGCGGAGACCGTCGAGGTCGGGTTGGCGCGGCGGGTGGTGGACCTTATCTCTCTGGCACGCAAGGCAGGACTTGCCGTCGCGGGTTTCGAGAAGGTGAAAGGCTGGCTGGCAGAAGGAAGGGCGAAGGTCCTCCTGCAGGCTTCCGACGGATCCGAGCGCGGCAAGGGCAAGCTCTGGACGCCCGAAGGGGGGCGATGGTTCGGCTGTCTGACCTCTTCGGAGCTTGGGCTGGCCTTTGGTCGGGATAGTGTGGTACACGGCGCGCTTGCGGCTGGCGGACTCTCCACACGTGTTGTAGAGGAAGCGGCAAAGCTTGCGGGCTTGCGGAAAGTTGACGGCGGATCGTCCGCCGAGAAGGATTTGAGACCGGCATGA